A genomic region of Candidatus Eisenbacteria bacterium contains the following coding sequences:
- a CDS encoding serine/threonine protein kinase: MSNFPKRPIKIGNYVIIGELGRGGMGIVYLAQDLSLGRQIAIKVLPPELASEQETLERFRREAKLLASLSHPNIATVYSFDESDDLHYITLEVIKGCTLAERLAAGPLDLGSTLHLCRQILAALETAHGKGIIHRDLKPSNVMLTEDDDAKVLDFGLAKVSPGLPGAEDGHTAVGTTLGTAGYASPEQLRGDPIDHRTDLWSFGCILYECLTGDRLFRGNTQADQIAATLANRPDWDGIPADCPHWLLKILESCLTMDVDDRPSSAREIRQLLSNEQVSSLKSRIGRTSKPIKGVEKPTTSLWRLIRHPAITIGVTILALALCTIGARELALSKIRLNVEGKTISATAPILGKIWSHTHESNIRFYKTLSWSSGRSVAFGLSNGWPDGGKLFLCDFKSGHILWEYSPNYRELTHVFGEELANEGAYNCRSLHFGDLDGDGIDELIAEYGHHRRGRAFVVILKADGERMGCYYNPGLLYDIVCSDLDGDDKEELIIAGTNNLPHYEGGTVILLDQKHCYGAAIDSSFMPDCSLRDNSQARIVFPAHDSEFMQRLGIERIVAFDLETSRNVAGEAVITCSVGHEGAPHVITLDHQLNPLDCWVSDPLHVAAKSWSPDETESFLGEIYLESWMARWQLFGYAHSGDVGR; this comes from the coding sequence GTGAGCAATTTTCCTAAACGCCCAATTAAGATTGGGAACTACGTGATCATCGGGGAGCTTGGGCGCGGCGGTATGGGCATAGTCTATCTAGCCCAGGACCTTAGTCTTGGGAGACAGATCGCGATCAAAGTCTTGCCACCCGAGCTCGCGAGTGAGCAAGAGACTCTGGAACGCTTCAGGCGGGAGGCAAAGCTGCTGGCATCGCTGAGTCACCCAAACATCGCAACAGTCTACTCATTCGATGAATCTGACGACCTCCATTACATCACACTCGAAGTCATCAAGGGCTGCACCCTTGCTGAACGCCTGGCGGCGGGTCCGCTAGACCTGGGCTCGACGCTCCATCTTTGCCGGCAGATTCTCGCTGCTCTTGAAACCGCTCATGGGAAAGGCATCATTCACCGCGACCTGAAGCCATCAAATGTCATGTTAACCGAGGATGATGATGCCAAGGTTCTGGACTTCGGGCTCGCCAAGGTCTCGCCAGGTTTGCCTGGAGCTGAAGATGGACACACTGCTGTTGGGACCACTCTTGGTACTGCCGGCTATGCTAGTCCTGAGCAGCTCCGGGGCGACCCGATCGATCATCGAACCGATCTTTGGTCCTTTGGCTGTATTCTCTATGAGTGCTTAACTGGCGACAGGCTCTTTCGTGGAAACACCCAAGCAGATCAAATTGCCGCCACCTTAGCGAATCGGCCTGATTGGGATGGAATCCCAGCTGACTGTCCTCACTGGCTTCTCAAAATCCTCGAGTCATGCCTCACTATGGACGTCGATGACCGTCCATCATCAGCCCGAGAAATACGCCAACTGCTTTCGAACGAACAGGTTAGTTCACTTAAATCGAGAATAGGGCGAACTTCCAAGCCTATCAAGGGAGTAGAAAAACCGACTACAAGTCTCTGGCGTTTAATCCGACACCCTGCAATCACCATTGGAGTAACCATCTTGGCGTTAGCTCTTTGCACAATTGGGGCGCGTGAGTTGGCGCTGTCTAAAATCCGACTGAACGTGGAGGGAAAGACGATTTCGGCAACAGCCCCCATACTCGGAAAAATCTGGTCCCACACACACGAGTCAAATATTCGATTTTACAAAACATTAAGTTGGTCTTCGGGCCGTAGCGTTGCCTTTGGTTTATCTAATGGGTGGCCAGACGGCGGGAAACTGTTCTTATGTGATTTCAAATCTGGCCACATTCTTTGGGAGTATTCTCCAAATTATCGGGAATTGACACATGTGTTTGGAGAAGAACTGGCCAATGAAGGAGCCTACAACTGCAGAAGCCTCCATTTCGGTGATCTTGATGGCGATGGCATCGACGAACTGATTGCTGAATACGGCCATCACCGAAGAGGTCGAGCCTTCGTCGTCATCCTCAAAGCAGATGGAGAGAGAATGGGATGTTATTATAATCCTGGATTGCTGTACGACATTGTTTGTTCAGACTTAGATGGGGATGACAAAGAGGAATTAATTATAGCCGGGACAAACAATCTCCCTCATTATGAAGGCGGTACCGTTATTCTACTCGACCAGAAACATTGTTATGGCGCAGCCATCGATTCGTCTTTCATGCCAGACTGTTCTCTCAGAGATAACTCTCAAGCACGCATAGTATTTCCGGCGCATGATTCGGAATTTATGCAAAGGCTTGGAATTGAAAGAATCGTTGCATTTGATCTTGAAACTTCTAGGAATGTTGCTGGCGAAGCAGTAATCACCTGTTCGGTTGGACACGAAGGAGCCCCTCACGTTATAACACTTGATCATCAGTTGAATCCCCTTGATTGCTGGGTCTCTGACCCCCTTCATGTGGCCGCGAAATCTTGGTCACCGGATGAAACTGAAAGCTTCCTTGGTGAAATATATTTAGAATCGTGGATGGCAAGATGGCAATTGTTTGGATATGCGCATTCCGGTGATGTCGGCCGCTGA
- a CDS encoding Fic family protein, with protein sequence MDPLGNFILPTRFVKIIGEIDEFKGRWAALGNLAPERLSALRRIATIESVGSSTRIEGVKLTDDQIERLLSGVRMTSFQSRDEEEVIGYADLLEMIYESYPEIILTENTILQLHSILLKHSAKDQRHRGAWKTLPNRVEAFDENGHSIGVIFETATPFDTPRLMNELVTWTTKAIRSGEFHVLLIIAVFIVRFLAIHPFQDGNGRLSRALTTLLLLRAGYEYVPYSSLERIVEDNKEEYYKTLRRAQTTLDHDEAQLIDWIEFFLLVLLQQKQVLERKIENENLIAPLAPLSEKLLAIVRGYGRITVREATALTGANRNTIKDHLIRLVEAGHLARKGQGRGSWYKKI encoded by the coding sequence ATGGATCCCCTCGGCAACTTCATATTGCCAACACGGTTCGTCAAGATCATCGGTGAGATCGATGAGTTTAAGGGTCGGTGGGCCGCGTTGGGTAACCTGGCGCCGGAGCGCCTGTCGGCACTGAGAAGGATTGCCACCATCGAATCGGTCGGATCGTCGACCCGGATCGAAGGCGTCAAACTGACTGACGACCAGATTGAGCGTTTGTTGTCGGGTGTGCGGATGACCTCATTTCAATCACGCGACGAAGAGGAGGTCATCGGTTACGCGGACCTGCTGGAGATGATCTACGAGTCGTATCCGGAAATCATCCTAACCGAGAATACGATCCTCCAACTGCATAGCATACTACTGAAGCACTCCGCCAAAGACCAACGCCATCGAGGTGCATGGAAGACCTTGCCCAATCGAGTGGAAGCTTTCGATGAGAATGGCCATAGCATCGGCGTGATCTTTGAGACTGCGACTCCCTTCGATACGCCACGTTTGATGAACGAGCTTGTAACTTGGACCACTAAAGCCATACGGAGTGGTGAATTTCATGTGCTTTTGATCATCGCCGTCTTTATTGTACGGTTTCTTGCGATTCATCCCTTCCAAGACGGTAATGGGCGTTTGTCTCGGGCCCTGACCACATTACTCCTACTGCGAGCCGGCTACGAGTATGTTCCTTATTCCTCTTTGGAACGGATAGTCGAGGACAACAAGGAGGAGTATTACAAAACCTTACGCCGCGCCCAAACTACGCTCGACCATGATGAGGCACAACTCATCGACTGGATCGAATTCTTCTTGCTCGTCCTGCTACAGCAGAAGCAGGTACTCGAACGCAAGATTGAAAACGAGAATTTGATAGCCCCACTCGCGCCGCTATCTGAAAAGTTACTCGCGATTGTTCGCGGGTACGGGCGCATAACGGTACGCGAAGCGACTGCTTTAACAGGTGCTAATCGCAATACGATTAAGGATCATCTGATTCGACTCGTAGAAGCCGGTCATCTGGCGCGGAAGGGGCAGGGACGTGGGAGTTGGTACAAGAAGATTTAA
- a CDS encoding T9SS type A sorting domain-containing protein: protein MSLYRTSADSVSMGLVDFDNDALTPSGSPLEFPKDNMGGLAPRVYWSFDTDFSARNYSHVIEEWEGDPHGPLALGDVTIDPTGGRFGGAAFFERDSLEYVTISSIYPLISPGEDYSYSAWYRDANGDVPDDTRQFILETFGPGGDYAITASFGLRDDGAGGDYAEVWTQHEGAGSGSSEFEFEDAWPSGWHNIIVTCQESGGQAHLEVYYDGKNLGSFTDAWPPAITGGLIIGGHRDGIGRNWDGWIDDVAFWDRVLTEDEIATLQSHSVLGPYPQFQQLDLAYGDFDGDDRDDVVAVYSRQSGPAHNQSLWIVVPAIQDGVIDFDADATTWTEVGCQTIVHEFSTSPGNLRIISGNFDEDEESEFALSYVWCSEPPLFYTWTMEIDSTTRIPSLTLVMAAGGGTARLEESAQADIAAVDLDRDGKDELIHVSNWTTDYYLYHHLQIASLIDGTWTTVESLYGGSDWPEGSWEREVSIQGTNRYDRDRLVCDAGMVQTESGSQPYIVVAAGRRWWDLSLDRTGGNDAIWWLFKVDTTTEPQWTITYQTQHNLGNTDWDDGLPHWKFGTQSLGIDTGDIDFDGDDEVVLAATGLLRVYDIVNNAGTLEFDQVATWPRVAPLNDPSHRVVQIIDLDADPSRSAPEDWQPEIVFQDWSSTTAPMHLRTHVLRPVLEAQPAGEDTAYVVVGLEQVDELEHTDVTEVGGSIAVLGGDIDGDAFRIGPYKHHENVVALVPTVILNAPPILLDVLPETPPAEADTVDLSDCYLSGDECDFVAIYEESQSSTYSTSTEFKPGWGPSDGWFAKESWLEKLWGKVDDTFVEDYGDDFANSEFESRTIQLGTEISATTNGDKIHAALTVWDVYEYQMLAFGDSVAQIAVVVPQDAQISEWSTPDNWMNNYGNAQDDWYRLEHEAGNLMSYPSDLGVGELDLLKGQSGLISDNPGGGTPYHFSFAQEDYAQSTADTVQSSGFILGHLVDLAGGLIDLTGEYRSKTAGSYTTSLLTNLSIDVWFGFNARSGWDYRVRPRAFWRNGVLNVDYEVDFEDYKWEQQYRQLPDPGFILPHRYDGVWDPFYDGYNLYHSPDVVVTAPSILSNRPFAKVGETVTISADVRNFSLASCLDSVVVEFYLWKEDWDEAVVLGSAETDTITVRGRAPAVSIDWEVPTWVDTEMRLYARIDPTSAELPGGLIEEIHENNNIGYTILITDGDGSGPPTSGVQTVEWLPSAFALRQNRPNPLRQSTVFEFRQPVNARTSLRVYDVAGRMVKTLADGPYPAGIHTLRWDGRDTEGNRAASGVYFYKMESGDFRQTRKLIILR, encoded by the coding sequence GTGAGCTTGTACCGAACCAGCGCCGATTCAGTATCGATGGGACTTGTCGACTTCGATAATGATGCCCTCACTCCTTCCGGGTCGCCCCTCGAGTTTCCCAAAGACAACATGGGGGGATTGGCTCCGAGGGTGTACTGGAGCTTCGACACCGATTTCAGCGCGAGAAATTACAGCCATGTCATTGAGGAGTGGGAAGGGGATCCACACGGGCCCCTTGCGCTCGGTGATGTCACCATCGATCCAACCGGGGGTCGGTTCGGCGGCGCGGCCTTCTTCGAGCGAGACAGCCTGGAGTATGTCACGATATCCTCAATCTACCCTCTCATCTCACCGGGGGAGGACTATTCCTACTCGGCGTGGTATCGCGACGCCAACGGCGATGTCCCCGACGACACGCGGCAATTCATATTGGAGACGTTTGGCCCAGGCGGTGACTATGCTATAACAGCCTCCTTCGGACTTCGAGATGATGGAGCAGGAGGAGACTATGCCGAAGTTTGGACACAGCATGAAGGGGCGGGCAGTGGGTCCAGTGAATTCGAGTTTGAAGATGCCTGGCCATCAGGTTGGCACAACATCATTGTGACCTGTCAGGAGAGTGGGGGGCAAGCGCATCTGGAAGTCTACTATGATGGTAAAAATCTTGGCTCGTTCACAGACGCCTGGCCTCCTGCGATTACAGGCGGTCTCATTATCGGAGGCCACCGTGACGGGATCGGCCGCAACTGGGACGGCTGGATCGATGACGTGGCGTTCTGGGACCGGGTTCTCACCGAAGACGAGATCGCCACGCTGCAATCCCACTCTGTTCTTGGACCGTACCCCCAGTTTCAGCAGCTCGACCTGGCTTACGGTGACTTTGATGGAGACGACCGAGACGACGTTGTCGCAGTCTACAGCCGGCAATCAGGTCCAGCACACAATCAGTCACTCTGGATCGTAGTGCCCGCGATTCAGGACGGTGTGATCGACTTTGACGCTGATGCGACGACGTGGACGGAGGTAGGTTGCCAGACTATAGTACATGAGTTTTCGACTTCTCCCGGAAACCTTCGAATCATCTCCGGGAACTTCGATGAAGACGAGGAGTCGGAGTTCGCTCTCAGTTACGTGTGGTGTTCAGAACCCCCCCTTTTTTACACGTGGACGATGGAAATCGACTCGACAACTCGGATACCGAGCTTGACGCTTGTCATGGCTGCGGGGGGGGGCACAGCAAGGCTTGAAGAGTCCGCCCAAGCCGACATTGCTGCCGTCGATCTCGATCGAGATGGAAAGGACGAACTCATTCATGTCAGTAATTGGACTACCGACTATTACCTTTATCACCACCTTCAGATCGCCTCTCTCATCGATGGCACATGGACTACGGTTGAATCTTTATACGGTGGCTCGGACTGGCCTGAAGGGAGTTGGGAACGTGAGGTTTCCATTCAAGGCACAAACCGATACGATCGCGATCGCCTGGTCTGTGACGCCGGAATGGTCCAGACCGAATCCGGGTCGCAGCCGTACATTGTAGTCGCCGCCGGGCGTCGTTGGTGGGATCTCAGTTTAGATCGGACCGGCGGCAATGACGCTATATGGTGGCTCTTCAAAGTCGATACGACTACCGAACCGCAGTGGACCATCACTTACCAGACCCAGCACAATCTCGGAAACACCGATTGGGATGATGGCCTCCCTCACTGGAAATTCGGAACGCAATCACTGGGCATCGACACCGGTGACATAGATTTTGATGGCGATGATGAAGTTGTCCTCGCAGCGACCGGGCTCCTCCGTGTCTACGACATTGTGAATAATGCCGGCACCCTCGAGTTTGATCAAGTTGCGACCTGGCCGCGGGTCGCTCCCCTGAACGATCCGTCGCATCGCGTAGTGCAGATCATTGATCTCGATGCCGATCCATCCCGAAGTGCGCCGGAAGACTGGCAGCCCGAGATTGTCTTTCAGGATTGGAGCAGCACTACAGCCCCCATGCATCTGCGGACGCATGTTCTCCGTCCCGTCCTTGAGGCGCAGCCTGCCGGTGAAGACACGGCTTATGTTGTGGTCGGACTGGAGCAAGTTGACGAGCTGGAGCATACCGACGTAACGGAAGTGGGCGGAAGCATCGCCGTTTTAGGCGGCGACATCGACGGCGATGCCTTCCGTATCGGGCCTTATAAGCATCACGAGAATGTGGTCGCACTTGTTCCCACCGTTATTCTCAACGCGCCGCCCATCCTACTCGACGTCCTACCCGAAACTCCTCCGGCCGAGGCCGATACAGTTGATCTGAGCGATTGCTATTTATCCGGCGACGAGTGCGATTTTGTTGCGATTTATGAGGAATCTCAATCCTCCACCTACTCGACAAGTACCGAGTTCAAGCCGGGCTGGGGTCCATCGGATGGCTGGTTTGCTAAGGAAAGCTGGCTCGAAAAACTCTGGGGCAAGGTCGATGATACCTTCGTGGAAGATTATGGGGACGACTTTGCCAATAGTGAGTTCGAATCGCGCACCATACAACTCGGCACGGAGATTTCTGCAACAACGAATGGAGATAAGATCCATGCGGCGTTGACGGTATGGGATGTGTACGAGTATCAGATGCTCGCATTTGGTGATTCGGTCGCACAGATCGCCGTCGTCGTGCCACAGGATGCGCAGATCAGTGAATGGTCTACACCTGACAATTGGATGAACAATTACGGTAATGCCCAGGACGACTGGTACAGATTGGAGCATGAGGCGGGTAATTTGATGTCCTATCCTTCCGATCTTGGGGTGGGCGAACTCGATCTGCTCAAGGGCCAATCGGGTCTGATCAGTGACAACCCAGGAGGAGGAACGCCTTACCATTTCTCGTTTGCTCAAGAGGATTACGCGCAGTCGACAGCGGACACCGTACAGAGCTCGGGTTTTATCCTCGGACACTTGGTGGATTTGGCAGGAGGGCTCATCGACTTAACCGGTGAATATAGATCCAAGACTGCGGGATCCTATACCACATCTCTTCTGACAAACTTGAGTATCGATGTTTGGTTCGGATTTAACGCCCGCTCAGGTTGGGATTACCGGGTGCGGCCCAGGGCCTTCTGGCGGAATGGCGTTCTCAATGTCGACTACGAGGTCGACTTTGAGGATTACAAGTGGGAGCAGCAGTACCGCCAGCTCCCCGATCCGGGATTCATCCTTCCGCACCGGTATGACGGGGTCTGGGATCCGTTCTACGACGGATATAACCTATACCATTCCCCGGATGTCGTGGTAACCGCGCCCTCGATCTTGTCCAATCGGCCATTCGCGAAGGTGGGGGAGACGGTGACGATCTCGGCCGATGTGCGAAACTTCAGTTTGGCGAGTTGTCTCGATTCTGTGGTGGTTGAGTTCTATCTCTGGAAAGAAGATTGGGATGAGGCGGTTGTGCTCGGATCGGCCGAGACCGATACGATCACCGTACGGGGTCGCGCGCCGGCGGTGTCTATCGATTGGGAGGTGCCGACGTGGGTTGATACGGAAATGCGGCTCTATGCCCGCATTGACCCGACCAGCGCCGAGCTGCCCGGCGGGCTGATTGAGGAGATTCACGAGAATAACAACATAGGTTATACAATTCTAATTACCGATGGCGACGGATCGGGCCCGCCGACGAGTGGCGTTCAAACCGTCGAGTGGCTGCCCTCGGCCTTCGCCCTGCGGCAAAACCGGCCGAATCCGTTGCGTCAGTCCACGGTCTTTGAATTCCGCCAGCCGGTCAATGCTCGGACTTCACTCCGCGTGTACGATGTGG